Proteins encoded within one genomic window of Cyprinus carpio isolate SPL01 chromosome B22, ASM1834038v1, whole genome shotgun sequence:
- the LOC122141694 gene encoding ribonuclease-like 3: MLETSYMLLYEYKYDPSSLIKLRVLWPPTGSLYQFDSPGILRCDCSKPQLMTAHQDSEQLTAKPPGKKTTVKTTNSFTQNNKVMEIHPSAVILLLLLAASFTAYGQPDDIKPRYRKFLSQHVGLRVSEHACDREIRKRDITAPGNDCKEVNTFIQANKNDIKVVCGKGGTPKGKNLFKSNKPFPLVTCKLKSGERRPKCQYRGKKSTRYIVLGCDRGWPVHYEEGII, translated from the exons ATGCTCGAGACATCCTATATGTTGctgtatgaatataaatatgaccCATCTTCCTTAATAAAGTTGAGAGTGTTATGGCCGCCCACTGGCTCTCTGTATCAGTTTGATTCTCCGGGGATCCTGCGCTGCGACTGCTCTAAACCACAGCTGATGACTGCTCATCAAGACTCTGAACAACTTACTGCAAAGCCTCCAGGCAAAAAGACTACtgttaaaacaacaaattcaTTTACACAGAACAACAAG GTCATGGAGATCCACCCGTCTGCTGTGATTCTGCTGCTGCTCTTGGCTGCTTCTTTCACTGCTTATGGTCAACCAGATGATATAAAGCCTCGTTATCGAAAATTCCTCAGTCAGCATGTGGGTCTCCGAGTGAGTGAGCATGCTTGTGACAGAGAAATCAGAAAGAGAGACATCACTGCCCCTGGAAATGACTGCAAAGAAGTCAACACTTTCATTCAAGCAAATAAGAATGATATTAAAGTAGTATGTGGCAAAGGAGGAACTCCAAAGGGCAAAAATCTGTTTAAGAGCAACAAGCCTTTTCCTCTGGTCACGTGTAAATTAAAAAGTGGGGAGAGACGCCCAAAATGCCAATATAGAGGGAAAAAGTCCACTCGTTACATTGTTTTGGGTTGTGATAGAGGATGGCCTGTACATTATGAGGAAGGCATAATTTAA
- the LOC122141695 gene encoding ribonuclease-like 3 gives MEIHPSAVILLLLLAASFTAYGQPDDIKPRYKKFLNQHLGPHVNEHACDREIRKRDITAPGTANGCKEVNTFIQANKNDIKVVCGKGGTPQGNNLFKSNQRFPVVTCKLQTRQRHPNCQYRGKKSTRYIVLGCDRGWPVHYEEGIINA, from the coding sequence ATGGAGATCCACCCGTCTGCTGTGATTCTGCTGCTGCTCTTGGCTGCTTCTTTCACTGCTTATGGTCAACCAGATGATATAAAGCCTCGTTATAAAAAATTCCTCAATCAGCATTTGGGTCCTCATGTGAATGAGCATGCTTGTGACAGAGAAATCAGAAAGAGAGACATCACTGCCCCTGGAACTGCAAATGGCTGCAAAGAAGTCAACACTTTCATTCAAGCAAATAAGAATGATATTAAAGTAGTTTGTGGCAAAGGAGGAACTCCACAGGGCAATAATCTGTTTAAGAGCAACCAGCGTTTTCCTGTGGTCACGTGTAAATTACAAACTAGGCAGAGACACCCAAATTGCCAATACAGAGGGAAAAAGTCCACTCGTTACATTGTTTTGGGTTGTGATAGAGGATGGCCTGTACATTATGAagaaggcataattaatgcatag